The Bosea sp. F3-2 genome window below encodes:
- a CDS encoding DUF6496 domain-containing protein has protein sequence MPDKKTIEKARNDKREGKSASTQAGEFVRKEIEEIRRGEHGARSTKQAIAIGLSEARRAGVDLPPPKKGKVKESTRKSAEYAYAVGQGERKPKRRPKVSKAVSDVLEHEPKNTASHDALSKQAKRAASRRTPEERSAAARKAAQTKGTAGRKAAARKAADTRAHRG, from the coding sequence ATGCCGGACAAGAAAACCATCGAGAAGGCCCGCAACGACAAACGTGAAGGCAAATCCGCGAGCACGCAGGCCGGTGAATTCGTGCGAAAGGAAATCGAGGAGATCCGCCGCGGCGAGCACGGTGCGCGTTCGACCAAACAGGCCATCGCTATCGGCCTTTCCGAGGCCAGGCGAGCGGGCGTCGACCTGCCGCCGCCCAAGAAGGGCAAGGTCAAGGAAAGCACCCGCAAGAGCGCCGAATATGCCTACGCGGTCGGCCAGGGCGAGCGTAAGCCCAAGCGCCGCCCGAAGGTGTCGAAGGCGGTGTCCGACGTTCTCGAACATGAACCGAAAAACACCGCATCGCACGATGCGCTTTCGAAGCAAGCAAAGCGGGCAGCGTCACGCCGCACCCCTGAGGAGCGCTCGGCCGCCGCGCGGAAGGCTGCGCAGACCAAGGGAACGGCCGGACGTAAGGCTGCGGCACGAAAGGCGGCCGACACGCGTGCGCACCGAGGCTAA
- a CDS encoding DUF1772 domain-containing protein, with the protein MAIRTIQFLAVIVTALTLIPAGAHLAVLPNKIGLSQADYFTVQGIYRGWAILGWLWPSALLLNSLLAFLVRSQSGSSWLAACAALCFALMLVIFVLWTLPANQTTENWTTVPANWEALRRQWEFSHAANTAIAFVALSLSTLSALSWRPEAP; encoded by the coding sequence ATGGCGATCAGAACCATTCAGTTTCTCGCTGTTATTGTGACCGCACTCACACTGATCCCGGCAGGAGCCCATCTCGCCGTCCTCCCCAACAAGATCGGACTGTCTCAGGCCGACTACTTCACGGTCCAGGGCATTTATCGGGGATGGGCCATTCTCGGATGGCTCTGGCCTTCTGCTCTTCTCCTGAACTCTCTGCTGGCGTTCCTGGTGCGCTCGCAGAGTGGCTCCTCATGGCTCGCAGCCTGCGCCGCACTATGCTTTGCGCTCATGCTCGTGATTTTCGTCCTCTGGACGCTGCCCGCCAATCAAACGACGGAGAACTGGACGACGGTCCCGGCGAACTGGGAAGCCCTACGCCGCCAATGGGAATTCTCCCACGCAGCCAACACCGCGATCGCATTCGTCGCACTTAGTCTTTCGACGCTCTCAGCACTGTCGTGGCGGCCGGAGGCTCCGTAG
- the paoA gene encoding aldehyde dehydrogenase iron-sulfur subunit PaoA, translating into MPDQPSMSDVSMVVNGETRKLRLDVRTTLLDALREHLHLTGTKKGCDHGQCGACTVIVAGRRINSCLTLAVMHESDSVTTIEGLGTPENLHPMQAAFVKHDGYQCGYCTPGQICSAVAVLDEIKAGIPSHVSADLMARPELTAMELRERMSGNICRCAAYPNIIDAISEVARRKA; encoded by the coding sequence ATGCCTGACCAGCCCTCCATGTCCGATGTGTCGATGGTCGTGAACGGCGAGACACGCAAACTCAGGCTTGATGTTCGTACCACCTTGCTCGACGCACTCCGAGAGCATCTTCATCTCACCGGAACCAAGAAGGGGTGCGATCACGGCCAGTGCGGCGCCTGCACGGTGATCGTCGCGGGCCGCCGGATCAACTCCTGCCTGACGCTGGCGGTGATGCACGAGAGCGATAGCGTCACCACGATCGAGGGGCTGGGCACGCCCGAGAACCTCCATCCGATGCAGGCCGCCTTCGTGAAGCACGATGGCTATCAATGCGGCTATTGCACGCCGGGCCAGATCTGCTCGGCGGTCGCCGTGCTCGACGAGATCAAGGCCGGCATTCCTAGCCATGTCAGCGCGGATCTGATGGCGCGGCCGGAACTGACGGCCATGGAGCTCCGCGAGCGCATGAGCGGCAACATCTGCCGCTGCGCCGCCTATCCCAACATCATCGACGCCATCAGCGAGGTGGCGAGGAGGAAGGCATGA
- a CDS encoding MFS transporter — protein sequence MAFCSPLYSDHGWQPVWLAFTAFGVALIAARLLCGHLPDKFGGARIALLLVVVQAAGLLHIGLARNGMLASAGAALAGFGYSLVYPGFGVEAVRNNSPETRGLIMGIDTVFLDIAMAVGSPASGWIADLEGLNAVFSASAGVTLLAAAVALRLLRPR from the coding sequence TTGGCCTTCTGCTCGCCTCTCTACAGCGATCACGGCTGGCAGCCCGTCTGGCTGGCCTTCACCGCGTTCGGCGTCGCCTTGATCGCGGCCCGCCTGCTCTGCGGTCACCTGCCGGACAAATTCGGGGGAGCCAGAATCGCGCTGCTGTTAGTCGTAGTGCAGGCGGCGGGATTGCTGCACATAGGGCTTGCGCGCAACGGCATGCTCGCCTCCGCAGGCGCCGCGTTGGCCGGGTTCGGATACTCGCTGGTCTATCCCGGGTTCGGCGTAGAGGCCGTTCGGAACAACTCTCCCGAGACCCGGGGACTGATCATGGGTATTGATACGGTCTTTCTCGATATCGCGATGGCGGTGGGAAGTCCGGCGTCGGGCTGGATTGCCGATCTAGAAGGCTTGAATGCCGTCTTTAGCGCCAGTGCTGGCGTCACGCTGTTGGCCGCGGCGGTCGCGCTTCGGTTGTTGCGGCCACGTTGA